The sequence TGCACGACCGCGTAGCTGCGGAAGATGCCGCCGGAGCAGGCGCAGGCGCCCATGGCCAGCACCCATTTGGGCTCGGGCATCTGGTCGTAAATCTTGCGTAATACCGGCGCCATCTTTTTCGTGAGGGTGCCGGCGACGATCAGCAGGTCCGCCTGCCTTGGGCTGGCGCGGAAAATCTCCATACCGAAGCGGGAGATGTCGTAGTGGGCCATGGCGGTGCCCATCATCTCCAGCGCGCAGCAGGCCAAGCCCATGGTGACCGGCCAGGTGGAATAGGTGCGGCTCCAGTTGACCAGCTTGTCGACGGTGGTGGTCATGAAGCCGTCGGGGATTTTCTGCTCTATTCCCATTCCAGAGCTCCCTTGCGCCACACGTAGATGAAGCCCACCAGCAGCACAAACGTGAACACCGCCAACTCGATGAGCCCGAACAAACCGCTGGTTTCGTTCATGTCCTTGAAAATCACGGCCCAGGGATAGAAGAAGATGATTTCGACGTCGAACAGAATGAACAGCATGCCGATGACGTAGTACTTCATCGGGAATTTTTCGTGCGGATCGCCCACCGGCGGCACGCCGCACTCGTAGGGGCTGAGCTTTTCCGACGTGTCTTTGCGCGGGCCCACAATGCGCGACAGGCCGACGATCCCCAACGCACCAATGGCGATGACGAGTAGTAGATAGAAAAACAGGGGCAGGAAATCGATCGGCATCAGATCCCCCAGTCCGTGTCGAGACGCAAAAGTCGGGCCGATCTTAGCACCCTGAATGGGCCTGTCAACACACGAAACCCATTGTGTTTACATGCAATTTGGATGAATAAACGCGGCTTGCACTCTCGCCCGACTCCAGAGATTTGACATTCACTCGCACCGCATAATACAAAGATCTCCCTTGACACCGGTCTCTCACCTTGGGAAGCATTCAACATAGAGTATGTTCTTTTAGGAGTCGATAATCGTGACTTTTATCCGCTGTTGTCTGTGCGTGTGCGCTTGTCTGGGCCTTAGCGTTGGAATAAGCGCCGCCGCGCCCCCGGTCAACGACGTCTGGGAAACGACGTTCGTGGATGAGTCCACCCGCTATTGGAACTCCAATCACCGCACCGTGTTGTTCGACCAAGACGGCGTGATGCACGTGTTTTATTCCGGGTACGAACTCCAGCACGCCTGGTTCGATGACGGCCAATGGCATTTCGAAGACGCCGACCCCACAACCACGCGCGCGATGGACGCCGCGGCCGCCATCGATCCCGCCGGCGGTTTCCATGTGTGTTACCGCGCAGCCGACAGCTACGAACTGCGATACGCGTACAAACCGGCCGAAGGCTCCTGGACGCACGAAGTCGTACGCGACACGGCGAATCCAGGCTACTATTGCAGCATTGCGGTCGATAGCAACGATTACCCCCATATCGCCCACCACACCTTGGCTTCCCACAACCTCGAATACAGTTCCTGGGACGGGACGCAGTGGAATGCCGAGGTCTTGGAAAGCGGCAGCAGCAACGATGCGGGCAAAGGCCTCTCGCTGGCGATCGATAGCCTGGATCACCCTCATTTGGCCTACGGCCGGTGGTACTACGGAACCTCGGTGAGGTATTGCACCTTCGACGGCGCCGAGTGGCTGTTTGAAAACACCAACCTGGGCTCTTCGCTCAACGCCGTGTCTACGGAAATCGTCGTGGACGAGGACGATCAACCGCACGTGGCCGCGCAACTGTGCCACTCGACGGGAGTCGACGCCCTCAAGTATGCCGTGCGAGGTGAGACCGGCGAGTGGACCGCGGAAACCGTCACGGAAGAAGACGTATCATCGGCCCGGCGCGTCAGTTTGCTTTACGACGCCGACGGCGAACCGCATATTTACACGTACCGGCGCGAGCGGTGGCGCGAAGCGGGCACGTGGCACATGTCGGATTACATACCACGCAACACCGGCGTCTGTTTTGCGACGAATCCCGTCTCGGGCGAACGTTCCGGCATCATGAACGAAGAGGATGTCAGCTATTTGGTCTGGTACGCCGACGACGCCTGGCAAACCGAATCCATCGTCCAAGAAGTACACCTCACGCTACGCAACGCCTTGGCCGTCGACAGTCTGGGCTACCCGCACGTCGCGTATTACGAAAGCGTCGCCGAG comes from Candidatus Lernaella stagnicola and encodes:
- a CDS encoding NADH-quinone oxidoreductase subunit B family protein, producing the protein MGIEQKIPDGFMTTTVDKLVNWSRTYSTWPVTMGLACCALEMMGTAMAHYDISRFGMEIFRASPRQADLLIVAGTLTKKMAPVLRKIYDQMPEPKWVLAMGACACSGGIFRSYAVVQGVDRIVPVDVFIPGCPPRPEALLYGILELQKKLRTDSIKHRT
- a CDS encoding NADH-quinone oxidoreductase subunit A gives rise to the protein MPIDFLPLFFYLLLVIAIGALGIVGLSRIVGPRKDTSEKLSPYECGVPPVGDPHEKFPMKYYVIGMLFILFDVEIIFFYPWAVIFKDMNETSGLFGLIELAVFTFVLLVGFIYVWRKGALEWE